The proteins below are encoded in one region of Thermodesulfobacteriota bacterium:
- a CDS encoding energy transducer TonB: protein MRSTDATRIGAGGAFLRFGALSLALHAALGAAVVAFAGFPRLPALHRVILFELVDAPGGSGAPAKPAAAGSAAGGAVAAVREPPARPSPAEPGPLSVPASIPDVPPALAGPAPVAVPATAAEPERTGDVSGIIAAGAAHPTAVAGSGQGSGGAASPGARSEAPGGSRTGDEGDPSSQARAGYIDLLLGSIDRRKEYPRAARRLGHEGTVVVGFEVRGDGRVGSVAVERSSGSPILDAAALKAVSGAGRFPPPPPAFRGGETKFVLPVQFRLDPPAGRRSIR from the coding sequence GTGCGGTCAACGGACGCTACACGGATCGGCGCGGGGGGCGCTTTCCTGAGGTTCGGCGCCCTCTCGCTGGCGCTCCACGCGGCGCTGGGCGCGGCCGTCGTCGCCTTCGCCGGCTTCCCCCGCCTCCCCGCGCTCCACCGCGTGATCCTGTTCGAGCTGGTCGATGCGCCCGGCGGTTCCGGGGCCCCCGCGAAGCCCGCCGCGGCGGGATCTGCAGCCGGGGGGGCCGTCGCTGCGGTCCGCGAGCCGCCCGCGCGTCCGTCCCCCGCCGAACCGGGCCCGCTTTCCGTTCCCGCATCGATCCCCGACGTTCCTCCTGCTCTCGCCGGGCCCGCGCCGGTTGCGGTCCCGGCCACCGCGGCGGAACCGGAGCGCACAGGCGATGTTTCCGGGATTATTGCCGCAGGTGCTGCACATCCGACAGCCGTTGCCGGATCAGGACAGGGATCGGGCGGCGCCGCTTCGCCCGGAGCGCGCTCGGAAGCGCCGGGCGGCTCAAGGACGGGTGATGAGGGCGACCCGTCCTCGCAGGCGAGGGCGGGATACATCGATCTGCTCCTCGGAAGCATCGACCGCCGCAAGGAGTACCCGCGCGCCGCGCGCCGCCTCGGGCACGAAGGGACGGTCGTCGTGGGATTCGAGGTCCGGGGCGACGGCCGGGTCGGGTCGGTGGCTGTCGAGCGCTCCTCCGGCAGCCCGATCCTCGACGCTGCGGCTCTCAAGGCCGTCTCGGGCGCGGGGCGCTTCCCTCCTCCCCCGCCGGCGTTCCGCGGCGGCGAAACGAAATTCGTTCTGCCGGTGCAATTCCGGCTGGATCCACCGGCCGGCCGTCGATCGATCCGGTGA
- the cysK gene encoding cysteine synthase A, with protein MPKWFEDNSLSIGNTPLVRLNRIAAGTGATVLGKVEGRNPAYSVKCRIGASMVWDAEEKGLLGPGKTIVEPTSGNTGIALAYVAAARGYELILTMPETMSVERRTVLKAFGAKVVLTEGAKGMKGAIAKAEEIVASDPAKHFMPMQFENPANPAIHETTTGPEIWDATGGAVDVLVSGVGTGGTITGVSRYIKNRKGKKIVSVAVEPAHSPVITQKLAGQPLVPGPHKIQGIGAGFIPGTLDLSVVDRVEQVTNDESIAYARRLAREEGMLSGISSGAAAAVAVRLAALPEFSGKTIVAILPDAGERYLTTALFEGWFES; from the coding sequence ATGCCGAAATGGTTCGAGGACAATTCGCTCTCCATCGGGAACACGCCGCTGGTCCGCCTGAACCGGATCGCCGCCGGGACGGGCGCCACCGTCCTGGGCAAGGTGGAAGGGCGTAATCCGGCCTACTCGGTGAAGTGCCGCATCGGCGCCTCGATGGTATGGGACGCGGAAGAGAAGGGGCTGCTCGGGCCGGGCAAAACGATCGTCGAGCCGACCTCGGGGAACACGGGGATCGCGCTGGCCTACGTGGCGGCCGCACGCGGTTACGAGCTGATCCTCACGATGCCCGAGACGATGAGCGTGGAGCGGCGGACGGTCCTCAAGGCGTTCGGGGCCAAGGTCGTCCTGACCGAGGGGGCGAAGGGGATGAAGGGGGCGATCGCGAAGGCGGAGGAGATCGTGGCGTCCGATCCCGCGAAGCATTTCATGCCGATGCAGTTCGAGAACCCGGCGAACCCCGCCATCCACGAAACGACGACGGGGCCGGAGATCTGGGACGCCACCGGCGGCGCGGTCGACGTGCTCGTCTCCGGCGTAGGGACCGGCGGCACGATCACCGGCGTCTCGCGGTACATCAAGAACAGGAAGGGGAAGAAGATCGTCTCGGTGGCGGTGGAGCCGGCCCACAGCCCGGTCATCACGCAGAAGCTCGCGGGGCAGCCGCTGGTCCCCGGCCCGCACAAGATCCAGGGGATCGGCGCGGGATTCATCCCCGGGACGCTCGACCTTTCCGTCGTCGACCGCGTCGAGCAGGTGACCAACGACGAGTCGATCGCTTACGCGCGGCGCCTGGCGCGGGAGGAAGGGATGCTCTCCGGGATCTCCAGCGGCGCGGCGGCGGCGGTGGCCGTGCGGCTCGCGGCGCTCCCCGAGTTCTCCGGGAAGACCATCGTCGCGATCCTGCCGGACGCGGGCGAGCGGTACCTGACTACGGCGCTGTTCGAGGGATGGTTCGAGTCATAG
- a CDS encoding TIGR00730 family Rossman fold protein, protein MYLRRLCVFCSSSNRLPESFREEARELGERMAREGIDLVYGGGSVGLMGVLADAVLAGGGKVTGVIPRFLCTKELAHEGLTKMIVTRSMHERKKEMSRLADAFAILPGGFGTLDEFFEILTWKQLGLHSRPIVVANTGGWFDPVMEYCRRAAALGAVSKGNLDLFAAVDRAVDVVDALVRLRRGPEAPKGIPRA, encoded by the coding sequence ATGTATCTTCGCCGCCTGTGCGTCTTTTGCAGCTCGAGCAACCGCCTCCCGGAATCGTTCCGCGAGGAGGCGCGGGAGCTCGGCGAACGGATGGCCCGGGAAGGGATCGACCTGGTGTACGGGGGCGGCTCCGTGGGGCTGATGGGGGTGCTCGCCGACGCCGTGCTCGCGGGAGGCGGGAAGGTCACGGGCGTCATCCCGCGTTTCCTTTGCACGAAGGAGCTCGCGCACGAAGGGCTGACGAAGATGATCGTCACCCGCTCGATGCATGAGAGGAAAAAGGAGATGAGCCGCCTGGCGGACGCCTTCGCGATCCTGCCCGGCGGGTTCGGCACGCTGGACGAGTTCTTCGAGATCCTCACGTGGAAGCAGCTCGGCCTCCATTCCCGCCCGATCGTCGTCGCGAACACCGGCGGGTGGTTCGATCCGGTGATGGAGTACTGCCGGCGCGCGGCGGCGCTGGGCGCGGTGTCGAAGGGGAACCTCGACCTTTTCGCGGCGGTGGACCGCGCCGTCGACGTGGTGGATGCGCTGGTGCGGCTGCGGCGCGGGCCGGAGGCGCCGAAAGGGATCCCGCGGGCATGA
- a CDS encoding membrane dipeptidase, whose protein sequence is MDRREFLRLSAAAGAALAGGGIFSGCDLEDLALQGVRIVDPHAHPDQFYLNVSEPADKSSLIENIVGVGMVASSFAAIGDLQYLSDPATLGAGEHESTKYQISLAQKLADDGKVKKVLKTADIPYAIGVGVLPGAIFAVEGGDPLTSGAVGADPQYIADRRIDEYYALGVRIFQLLHYRHNDLGDAQSTRIPSDPRAPYGGLRPLGAHVVARLQEKGILVDVAHADANTVRDIAEIAQKPVIDSHTGLRPETGETPSRRLRTWEEMEDIAGTGGVVCSWPFAWQTDSASRLTLAEWARELVLMKQRLGIAHVGIGTDGGGGLPAKVEGYAGVQDLGALALALRKAGMSQGDVKAVLGGNVLRVLKECIG, encoded by the coding sequence ATGGACCGGCGCGAGTTCCTTCGGCTTTCGGCGGCGGCAGGGGCGGCTCTTGCGGGAGGCGGCATCTTTTCCGGGTGCGACCTCGAAGATCTTGCCCTCCAGGGGGTGCGCATCGTCGATCCCCACGCCCATCCCGACCAGTTCTACCTGAACGTGAGCGAGCCGGCGGACAAATCGTCGTTGATCGAAAACATCGTCGGGGTCGGCATGGTCGCCAGCTCCTTCGCGGCGATCGGCGACCTTCAATACCTGTCCGATCCCGCCACGCTCGGAGCGGGCGAACACGAGAGCACGAAATACCAGATCTCCCTTGCGCAGAAGCTGGCGGACGACGGGAAGGTGAAGAAGGTCCTCAAGACCGCCGACATCCCGTACGCGATCGGGGTGGGAGTTCTTCCCGGCGCGATCTTCGCCGTCGAGGGGGGAGATCCTTTGACCAGCGGCGCCGTCGGCGCGGATCCACAGTACATTGCCGACCGGCGGATCGACGAGTATTACGCGCTCGGCGTCCGGATCTTCCAGCTCCTCCATTACCGGCACAACGACCTCGGGGATGCGCAGTCGACGCGCATCCCGAGCGACCCGAGGGCGCCGTACGGCGGATTGAGGCCGCTGGGCGCGCATGTCGTCGCCCGGCTGCAGGAGAAGGGGATCCTCGTCGACGTCGCGCACGCCGACGCGAACACGGTGCGGGACATCGCGGAGATCGCCCAGAAGCCCGTCATCGACTCCCACACCGGCCTGCGCCCCGAAACGGGAGAGACGCCCTCCCGCCGGCTCCGCACCTGGGAGGAGATGGAGGACATCGCGGGCACCGGCGGGGTTGTTTGCAGCTGGCCGTTTGCATGGCAGACCGACTCCGCGTCGCGCCTGACGCTCGCGGAGTGGGCGCGCGAGCTCGTCCTGATGAAGCAGCGCCTGGGCATCGCGCACGTCGGGATCGGCACCGACGGCGGAGGCGGGCTGCCGGCGAAGGTCGAGGGATATGCGGGGGTCCAGGACCTCGGCGCCCTCGCGCTTGCGCTGCGCAAGGCCGGCATGTCGCAGGGCGACGTGAAGGCGGTCCTCGGCGGGAACGTCCTGCGCGTTCTGAAGGAGTGCATCGGGTAG